The genomic window TTGTCTATAGAAAAGCGAAAAGAGCCGCAAAAAAATAAATTAATTTTATAGATTCTGCTACCTAATTAATTCTTTATTAATCAATAATTAAGCCATTGATGTTTTATTTGTTCCTATAACAGATTATAATAAAAATGGTTAAAAATTATTTAATAGCACTCCTATCGGTTTTAAGTTTTACAACTTCCTTTGCTCAAGCAACTGATGACAATACCAAATACATAGATCCAACCATTGGTAATGTGTCCCGCTTTCTGGTGCCAACGTACCCAACCATTCATTTACCAAATCAAATGCTGAGAATGTTTCCTGTAAAACAGGATTATATTTCAGACATGGTACAAGCGTTTCCTTTTCAAGTACCCGCACACAGACGAAAAGGAATTCTACAAATGAAAACGACTTTAGGAGACGTGAATAACAATTCTTGGAATAAAGGAATGGCTATAGATCACGATTTAGAAATAGTACATCCATGGTTGTATTCGACCTATTTAATAGAAGATAACATTAAAGTTAGCTTCACCCCTTCTAAAAAATCGGCAATTTATAAAGTAGATTTCCCAGAGGGAACACAAAAAAACTTTTTAATAAAAGGCACTAAAGAGATGCTGTTTTCTGAAGGTAAAAATTCATTTACCATTCAAGAAAAAAGAAGTAAACCAACGAGAGGAGAACATGCCGTTGTAAATACTGTTACAATTTATGTATATGGTGAGATCGTAGATGAAAAGAATAAGCCTGTAGAAAACATCAACTACACATTTAACACTCATAAACTACAAATTACTGCAACAGAAAACGCAGCCTCAACCTTGCTCATAAAATATGCTATTTCTTATGTCAGTGATGCACAAGCGAAAGAAAATTTCAATAAAGAAATTAAAAAGAAAACGTTTGAAGATGTATCAAAGGAAGGAAAAAAAGCTTGGGATCAAGTAACGAATCAAATTCGAGTTGAAGGTGGAACAACGGCTCAAAAAAGAACGTTCTATACATCACTATACAGAACGTACGAACGTATGGTGGATGTAAATGAATATGGGCACTATTATAGTGGTTATGATAAAAAAGTACACAAAAGCGATCGACCTTTTTATGTAGATGATTGGGTTTGGGACACCTATTTAGCACAACATCCATTACGTACGATTTTAAATCCAGCCTTGGAAAACGAAATGCTCAACTCGTACACATTAATGTATGAACAAAGTGGTTGGATGCCCACATTCCCTCAGGTGTATGGAAATCATTTGTGTATGAATGCCTACCATTCGTCTGCTATTTTTATTGACGGCTACAGAAAAGGATTGAAAGACTATGATGTAGAAAAAGCATATGCAGGCATCAAAAAAAACCTAATGGAAGGCACCTTTATTCCTTGGAGGCAAGGAAATCCAAGAGGCACTTTAGATGATTTCTATCACGAAAACGGCTATTTTCCATCCCTTAAAAAAGGAGAACAAGAAACGGTTGCAAATGTAGATGGTTTTGAAAAAAGACAACCTGTTGCTGTGACTTTAGGAGTCAGTTATGATTTTTGGGCAGTGTCAGAATTTGCAAAAGAATTAGGGAACACAGACGACTATTTAAAACTGTCCCCAAAAGGAAACGATTATAAAAATTTATGGCATTCAGAAAATAGGTTGTTTATGCCAAAAGACGCCGAAGGAAATTGGGTGAATATCAATCCAAAACTGGATGGTGGAAAAGGCTATAGAGAGTACTATGACGAAAATAATGGGTGGACCTTTGCTTGGTCTGTACAACACGACATTGCAGGACTGACCAATTTGTTAGGAGGTAAACAAGCCGCTCAAAACAGATTAGATCAGTTATTCAGAGAAAGTTTGGGCATTAGAAAAAGTGATTTTTTCGTTAATGGTTCTAATTCTACGGGGATGGTAGGACAATTTTCCATGGGGAATGAACCTTCTTTTCATATTCCATATTTATATAACTATTTTGGTGCGCCTTGGAAAACCCAAAAACGTACACGCTTCTTGTTAGACGTTTGGTTTAAAGACAATATTTTTGGAATTCCCGGTGATGAAGATGGTGGTGGCATGACTGCTTTTGTAGTGTTCACCTCAATGGGAATATATCCAGTAACACCTGGTGTTCCATATTACAACATTACCAGCCCAATTTTTGAAAAAACATCCATAAAACTTCAAAATGGAAATACGTTTACGGTTGTGGCGGAAGGTTCTAGCAAAAGAAAAAAATACATTCAGAAAGCATTTATCAACGGGAAAGAGATTTTCTCGCCATTTATTTCGCATCAACAAATTATGGAGGGTGCCACTTTAAAATTAGACTTGGGTGAGTTACCAAACAAAGAATGGGGTAAAAATGCCGTAATGCCTAAATAGAAAATAATTTAATTAAAATTCAGATTCTTTCATATGAAAAAATACATTGTAACCCTAGTTATACTACTCTCACTTATCGGCTGTAAAACAGCAAAAAAAGAAGCTATTTCTCAAAAGCCAAACATTCTTTTTATAATGACGGATGACCACGCATTGGCTGCCATTAGTGCATACAAAGGGTTTTTAGCAGAAGTGGCGCCCACTCCAAACATTGATAGAATTGCAAATGACGGTATGCGTTTTAATAATATGTTTTGTACCAATTCTATTTGTGGACCTTCAAGAGCATCGATCTTAACAGGTAAATATGCACACGTCAATGGATTTTTTAAAAATGAAGGTGGTGGCGATTTTAATGGCGCACAACAAACGTTTCCAAAGCTATTGCAAAAAGCAGGTTACGAAACTGCTGTAATTGGTAAATGGCATTTAGGAACCGCACCAACTGGTTTTGATTACTACAAAGTACTGTTTAATAAAGAAGGACAAGGTTCTTATTTTGATCCGGTTTTTGAAATGGCAAATGATAGTATTGTTGAGGAGAAAGGAAAATTTTCTACAACCGTAATTAAAGAAGATGCCATTAATTGGTTGAAAAACAGAAAAGACGCTACGAAACCTTTTATGTTGATGTATCAATTTAAAGCGCCGCACAGACCTTGGGACCCAGGACCTGGTTATGAAGATTATTTAAGTGAGGTTACACTCCCCTATCCTGCAACATTTAATGATGACTATAAAGGTAGAAAAGCCGCGAAAGATTCTTGGATGCGAATTGATGGACATATGAATAGAAAAGACGTGAAAATTAAACCGCCATCAGGATTAACTGAAGAGGAATTAATTGCTTGGAATAAATACGGAAATAACGATGGTGAATTCTGGACACCTGATCCAAACATGACAGATCAGGAACGTAAAAACTGGAAATATCAACGGTATGTAAAAGACTATTTACGAGTGGTCAAAGGCGTTGATGATGCCATTGGTGAGATGTTAGACCATTTAGAGAAAAGTGGTTTAGAAAAAAATACAATCATTGTATATACTTCAGATCAAGGGTTTTACCTAGGAGAACACGGCTGGTTTGACAAGCGGTTTATGTACGAAGAATCAATGCACATGCCTTTATTGGTGAAGTATCCTAAAAAAATAAAAGCCGGAAGTGTCAACAACGATTTAGTCCTAAATGTTGATTATGCACCTACCCTATTAAGTTTAGCGGGCATCGAAACTCCAAATGATATGCAAGGAAAAAGTTTTGTCCCCGTTTTAGAAAACAAAACCAAAGAACCCTTTAGAGACGCTGTGTATTACCATTATTACGAGTATCCGTATTGGCACAATGTCCAACCGCATTATGGCATTAGAACAGACCGATATAAATTAATCCATTACTATTATGATATGGATGAATGGGAATTATTCGATTTAGAAAAAGACCCTAATGAGACCAATAACATCTTCGACACTAAAGAAAATAGTACGTTGATTGCAACTTTAAAAACCCGATTAGCATCCCTTAAAAAAGAAAATAAAATGGACATGTCTGATGAGGAATTAAAAGAAATGACAGACATCAGAATTAAAAGACGTTACAGAGTTGAGCCAGCAAATTAAATCAACTGCTACTTTAATTATTAAATAAAACGATTTCAAATGTTTATAAAAATATCAAAACCAACAAACATTCTTGTAACGTTTTAAAAAAACAGCTCATGATTAAATCAAAACAGAATTTTAAACTCCTACTTCATGTAAGTGCACTTACTATTGTTTTTTTTACTTCATTTAGAGTTCAAGGGCAAACCGTAGGCGTAAAAAATGAGGCCTATTTAGTAGATCATGTAAATCCTTTAATGGGTACAGATTCTAAAAAAAGTATGTCTAACGGAAATACGTATCCTGCAATTGCCACCCCTTGGGGCATGAATTTTTGGACGCCAATGACATCTAAAATGGGAGATGGCTGGACGTATAATTACGATGATGATAAAATTAGAGGCATCAAACAAACACATCAACCTAGTCCTTGGTTAAATGATTATGCGGCCTTTTCTTTTATGGCAGTCACAGGTGAATTAAAGTATCAAGAAGATGAAAGAGCTTCATGGTTTTCTCATAAAGCAGAGACGGTAACCCCTTATCATTATAGTGTCTATCTAGCAGAATATGATGTAGTCGCAGAAGTAGCGCCAACATCGAGAGCTGCACATTTTAAATTTACCTTTCCTGAAGCAGAGTCTTCATACATTATGTTAGATGCTTTTTTCAAAGGTTCCATGGTTAAAATTTTACCAGAAAAACGTAAAATTATTGGCTATTGCAGAAACAATAATGGTGGTGTGCCAGATAATTTTCATAATTATTTTGTCGCAGAATTTGATAAAGATTTTGAAATGACACACACTTGGAAAGACGATTGGGAACTTCAAAAAAACAACCTCAATAGCGAAGGAAAACATGTGGGTGCAATCATTGGTTTTAAAACCAAAAAAGGAGAAGTGGTAAACGTAAAAGTAGCCTCCTCTTTTATAAGTTTAGAGCAAGCACAACTAAATTTAGATAGAGAAATTGGGAAAAATTCTTTTATAGACACCAAAGAGAAAGCAAAAAATGCTTGGGAAAAGGAACTGAGTAGAATTAAAATTGAAGATGATAATAGTAATAACATCAAAACTTTTTATTCTTGCCTATACAGAGTCTTACTATTTCCAAGAACCTTTTATGAGTTTGATACAGATCATAAAATGGTGCATTACAGTCCATACAATGGAAACGTATTACCAGGTTATATGTTTACAGACAATGGTTTTTGGGATACGTTTAGAGCGGTTTTTCCATTTTTTAATATGATGTATCCAGAACAGAATAATAATATTATGGAAGGTTTGGCTAACACCTATAAAGAATCTGGATGGTTGCCCGAATGGGCAAGTCCTGGACACAGAGCTGTAATGATTGGTTCTAACTCTGCTCCAATTATTGCTGATGCCTATTTAAAAGGAACTATCAAAAATGAAAAAACTGCAGAAATTTTATTTGAAGCCCTACTAAAAAATGCCACTGTTGAAGAAGGCAGGCCTGTAAGATCTGTGGGGAGAGAAGGATTAAATTATTACAATACTTTAGGCTATGTCCCTTTTGATGTAAATATTAGAGAGAATGCTGCCAAAACCTTGGAATATGCCTATGCCGATTTTACAATTGGGCAAATGGCAGAAAAAATGGGAAAAAACAAAATTGCTAAAAAGTATTATGAGCAATCGTATCGTTATAAAAATGTATTTGATCCCTCAACAAATTTAATGCGAGGAAAAAATGAAGACGGTACGTTTCAAAGTCCTTTTGATCCATTAAAATGGGGGGGTGCTTTTACAGAAGGAAACAGTTTACATTATACTTGGTCTGTTTTTCAAGACATCGATGGATTGATCAACTTAATGGGTGGAAAAGATAATTTCATCAAACAATTGGATGGGGTTTTTACAATGCCTCCAAAATATGATGCCTCCTATTACGGAAAAGTAATTCACGAAATTAGAGAAATGGAAGTTGCAAATATGGGCAATTATGCGCACGGAAATCAACCCATACAACATATGATTTATTTGTATAATTATGCAGGTGTTCCATACAAATCCCAAGATAAAATTAGAACCGTTTTAACCAAATTATACACACCAACTCCAGATGGTTATTGTGGAGATGAAGATAATGGACAAACCTCAGCTTGGTATGTTTTTAGTGCATTAGGGTTCTATTCTGTAACGCCTGTGACTGATGAATTTATTATTGGAAGTCCGTTATTTAAAAAAGCTACATTAAATTTAAGAAACGGAAATACCTTTACAATTGAAGCAAAAAACAATTCTAAAAACAACTTTTATATTCAGTCTGCACGTTTAAATAATTCT from Formosa sp. Hel1_33_131 includes these protein-coding regions:
- a CDS encoding GH92 family glycosyl hydrolase, with amino-acid sequence MIKSKQNFKLLLHVSALTIVFFTSFRVQGQTVGVKNEAYLVDHVNPLMGTDSKKSMSNGNTYPAIATPWGMNFWTPMTSKMGDGWTYNYDDDKIRGIKQTHQPSPWLNDYAAFSFMAVTGELKYQEDERASWFSHKAETVTPYHYSVYLAEYDVVAEVAPTSRAAHFKFTFPEAESSYIMLDAFFKGSMVKILPEKRKIIGYCRNNNGGVPDNFHNYFVAEFDKDFEMTHTWKDDWELQKNNLNSEGKHVGAIIGFKTKKGEVVNVKVASSFISLEQAQLNLDREIGKNSFIDTKEKAKNAWEKELSRIKIEDDNSNNIKTFYSCLYRVLLFPRTFYEFDTDHKMVHYSPYNGNVLPGYMFTDNGFWDTFRAVFPFFNMMYPEQNNNIMEGLANTYKESGWLPEWASPGHRAVMIGSNSAPIIADAYLKGTIKNEKTAEILFEALLKNATVEEGRPVRSVGREGLNYYNTLGYVPFDVNIRENAAKTLEYAYADFTIGQMAEKMGKNKIAKKYYEQSYRYKNVFDPSTNLMRGKNEDGTFQSPFDPLKWGGAFTEGNSLHYTWSVFQDIDGLINLMGGKDNFIKQLDGVFTMPPKYDASYYGKVIHEIREMEVANMGNYAHGNQPIQHMIYLYNYAGVPYKSQDKIRTVLTKLYTPTPDGYCGDEDNGQTSAWYVFSALGFYSVTPVTDEFIIGSPLFKKATLNLRNGNTFTIEAKNNSKNNFYIQSARLNNSDYQNSFIKCSDIQKGGHLEFEISNTPNKIWGSKAENLPFSLSRKK
- a CDS encoding GH92 family glycosyl hydrolase, producing MVKNYLIALLSVLSFTTSFAQATDDNTKYIDPTIGNVSRFLVPTYPTIHLPNQMLRMFPVKQDYISDMVQAFPFQVPAHRRKGILQMKTTLGDVNNNSWNKGMAIDHDLEIVHPWLYSTYLIEDNIKVSFTPSKKSAIYKVDFPEGTQKNFLIKGTKEMLFSEGKNSFTIQEKRSKPTRGEHAVVNTVTIYVYGEIVDEKNKPVENINYTFNTHKLQITATENAASTLLIKYAISYVSDAQAKENFNKEIKKKTFEDVSKEGKKAWDQVTNQIRVEGGTTAQKRTFYTSLYRTYERMVDVNEYGHYYSGYDKKVHKSDRPFYVDDWVWDTYLAQHPLRTILNPALENEMLNSYTLMYEQSGWMPTFPQVYGNHLCMNAYHSSAIFIDGYRKGLKDYDVEKAYAGIKKNLMEGTFIPWRQGNPRGTLDDFYHENGYFPSLKKGEQETVANVDGFEKRQPVAVTLGVSYDFWAVSEFAKELGNTDDYLKLSPKGNDYKNLWHSENRLFMPKDAEGNWVNINPKLDGGKGYREYYDENNGWTFAWSVQHDIAGLTNLLGGKQAAQNRLDQLFRESLGIRKSDFFVNGSNSTGMVGQFSMGNEPSFHIPYLYNYFGAPWKTQKRTRFLLDVWFKDNIFGIPGDEDGGGMTAFVVFTSMGIYPVTPGVPYYNITSPIFEKTSIKLQNGNTFTVVAEGSSKRKKYIQKAFINGKEIFSPFISHQQIMEGATLKLDLGELPNKEWGKNAVMPK
- a CDS encoding sulfatase family protein, which gives rise to MKKYIVTLVILLSLIGCKTAKKEAISQKPNILFIMTDDHALAAISAYKGFLAEVAPTPNIDRIANDGMRFNNMFCTNSICGPSRASILTGKYAHVNGFFKNEGGGDFNGAQQTFPKLLQKAGYETAVIGKWHLGTAPTGFDYYKVLFNKEGQGSYFDPVFEMANDSIVEEKGKFSTTVIKEDAINWLKNRKDATKPFMLMYQFKAPHRPWDPGPGYEDYLSEVTLPYPATFNDDYKGRKAAKDSWMRIDGHMNRKDVKIKPPSGLTEEELIAWNKYGNNDGEFWTPDPNMTDQERKNWKYQRYVKDYLRVVKGVDDAIGEMLDHLEKSGLEKNTIIVYTSDQGFYLGEHGWFDKRFMYEESMHMPLLVKYPKKIKAGSVNNDLVLNVDYAPTLLSLAGIETPNDMQGKSFVPVLENKTKEPFRDAVYYHYYEYPYWHNVQPHYGIRTDRYKLIHYYYDMDEWELFDLEKDPNETNNIFDTKENSTLIATLKTRLASLKKENKMDMSDEELKEMTDIRIKRRYRVEPAN